Proteins encoded by one window of Pseudomonas tructae:
- a CDS encoding ogr/Delta-like zinc finger family protein has product MSTYKLVCPHCKSRMRIRTSEGRHIFLRIAYLQCTTEACGWSVRAEFEMTHELSPSGMPDPQVHLPRASGEVRKAALEPGLQKSPGPRARRASSIKTNKALGPNCA; this is encoded by the coding sequence TTGAGTACCTACAAATTGGTCTGCCCTCACTGCAAAAGCCGTATGCGCATACGTACCAGTGAAGGGCGTCATATCTTTCTTCGAATCGCGTATCTGCAATGCACTACCGAGGCGTGTGGCTGGTCAGTACGGGCCGAGTTCGAAATGACCCATGAGTTGTCACCCAGTGGGATGCCAGACCCGCAGGTCCATCTACCCCGTGCCAGTGGCGAGGTGCGCAAGGCCGCACTTGAGCCTGGCCTGCAGAAGAGTCCCGGCCCGCGGGCGCGCAGAGCGTCATCAATCAAGACAAACAAGGCCCTTGGGCCCAATTGCGCCTGA
- the nuoN gene encoding NADH-quinone oxidoreductase subunit NuoN, which produces MDLTIQHFIALAPLLILTITTVVVMLAIAWRRNHSQTFLLSTVGLNLALLSIIPSLKVAPLAVTPLLTIDNFACLYMALILVATLACVTLAHAYLGDGGKGYPGNREELYLLILMAALGGLVLVCAQHLAGLFIGLELLSVPVYGLVAYAFFNKRSLEAGIKYMVLSAAGSAFLLFGMALLYADAGSLSFDGIGKALATTSMPSMIAQLGLGMMLVGLAFKLSLVPFHLWTPDVYEGAPAPVAAFLATASKVAVFAVVVRLFMLSPAASSGVLTTVLSVIAVASILIGNLLALTQSNLKRLLGYSSIAHFGYLLIALVASKGLAVEAIGVYLVTYVITSLGAFGVITLMSSPYNGRDADALYEYRGLFWRRPYLTAVLTVMMLSLAGIPLTAGFIGKFYIIATGVESQLWWLVGALVIGSAIGVFYYLRVMVTLFLIEPNLRRHDAPLNWEQRTGGVMLLAIAILAFVLGVYPQPLLDMVQHAGLQLIG; this is translated from the coding sequence ATGGACCTGACGATTCAACACTTTATCGCGCTTGCGCCACTGCTGATCCTCACCATCACCACTGTCGTGGTGATGCTGGCGATCGCCTGGCGCCGCAACCACTCACAAACCTTCCTGCTGTCGACCGTGGGCCTGAACCTGGCCCTGCTGTCGATCATCCCGAGCTTGAAGGTCGCGCCACTGGCAGTGACCCCGCTGCTGACCATCGACAACTTCGCCTGCCTGTACATGGCGCTGATCCTGGTCGCCACCCTGGCCTGCGTCACCCTCGCCCATGCTTACCTGGGTGATGGCGGCAAGGGTTACCCGGGCAACCGCGAAGAACTGTACCTGCTGATCCTGATGGCTGCCCTGGGTGGCCTGGTGCTGGTCTGCGCGCAACACCTGGCGGGCCTGTTCATTGGCCTGGAGCTGCTGTCGGTACCGGTCTACGGCCTGGTCGCCTATGCCTTCTTCAACAAGCGCTCGCTGGAAGCCGGCATCAAGTACATGGTGCTCTCGGCCGCCGGTTCCGCTTTCCTGCTGTTCGGCATGGCGCTGCTGTATGCCGACGCTGGCAGCCTGAGCTTCGACGGCATCGGCAAGGCCCTGGCAACCACCAGCATGCCGAGCATGATCGCCCAGCTGGGCCTGGGCATGATGCTGGTCGGCCTGGCGTTCAAACTGTCGCTGGTGCCGTTCCACCTGTGGACCCCGGACGTGTACGAAGGTGCTCCGGCACCGGTTGCCGCCTTCCTGGCCACCGCCAGCAAGGTTGCCGTGTTCGCCGTCGTGGTGCGCCTGTTCATGCTCTCCCCTGCTGCCAGCAGCGGCGTGCTGACCACCGTGCTGTCGGTGATCGCCGTGGCCTCGATCCTGATCGGTAACCTGCTGGCGCTGACCCAGAGCAACCTCAAGCGCCTGCTCGGTTACTCCTCGATTGCCCACTTCGGCTACCTGCTGATCGCCCTGGTGGCGAGCAAGGGCCTGGCCGTTGAAGCCATCGGCGTGTACCTGGTCACCTACGTGATCACCAGCCTCGGTGCCTTCGGCGTGATCACACTGATGTCCTCGCCATACAACGGCCGTGACGCCGACGCCCTGTATGAGTACCGTGGCCTGTTCTGGCGCCGTCCGTACCTGACCGCGGTACTGACCGTGATGATGCTGTCGCTGGCCGGTATTCCGCTGACCGCAGGCTTCATCGGCAAGTTCTACATCATCGCCACCGGCGTCGAGTCGCAGCTGTGGTGGCTGGTCGGTGCCCTGGTGATCGGTAGCGCCATCGGCGTGTTCTACTACCTGCGCGTGATGGTCACCCTGTTCCTGATCGAGCCAAACCTGCGTCGCCACGACGCCCCGCTGAACTGGGAACAGCGCACCGGCGGCGTCATGCTGCTGGCCATTGCGATCCTCGCCTTTGTGCTGGGTGTTTACCCGCAGCCGTTGCTGGACATGGTTCAGCATGCAGGCCTGCAACTGATCGGCTGA
- the nuoM gene encoding NADH-quinone oxidoreductase subunit M, with product MILPWLILIPFIGGLLCWLGERFGATLPRWIALLTMSLLLATGLWLWANGDYTLAPAPGAAPQWAYEFKVLWIERFGISLHLALDGLSLLMILLTGLLGVLSVLCSWKEITRHVGFFHLNLMWILGGVVGVFLALDLFLFFFFWEMMLVPMYFLIALWGHSSSDGKKTRIYAATKFFIFTQASGLIMLVAILGLVLVNYSNTGVITFDYTQLLKAELPAGTEYLLMLGFFIAFAVKLPVVPFHSWLPDAHAQAPTAGSVDLAGILLKTAAYGLLRFALPLFPNASAEFAPIAMTLGLIGIFYGAFLAFAQTDIKRLIAFSSVSHMGFVLIGIYSGSPQALQGAVILMLAHGVSAAALFILSGQLYERLHTRDMRQMGGLWHRIAYLPAVSLFFAAASLGMPGAGNFVGEFLILIGTFAVSPWITVIATCGLVFGSVYSLIMIHRAYFGPSKSDEVLAGMDTRELIMVLGLAGLLILLGVYPQPFLDTSAATMTGVQQWFGSAFTQLASAR from the coding sequence ATGATTTTGCCTTGGCTGATCCTGATCCCCTTCATCGGCGGCCTGCTGTGCTGGCTGGGTGAGCGCTTCGGCGCCACCCTGCCGCGCTGGATTGCGCTGCTGACCATGTCCCTGCTGCTGGCTACCGGCCTTTGGCTGTGGGCCAACGGCGACTACACCCTGGCCCCTGCGCCGGGTGCCGCACCACAGTGGGCCTACGAGTTCAAAGTGCTGTGGATCGAGCGCTTCGGCATCAGCCTGCACCTGGCCCTGGACGGCCTGTCGCTGCTGATGATCCTGCTCACCGGCCTGCTCGGTGTGCTCTCGGTACTGTGCTCCTGGAAAGAGATCACCCGCCACGTCGGCTTCTTCCACCTCAACCTGATGTGGATCCTCGGCGGCGTGGTCGGTGTGTTCCTGGCTCTGGACCTGTTCCTGTTCTTCTTCTTCTGGGAAATGATGCTGGTGCCGATGTATTTCCTCATCGCGCTCTGGGGTCACAGCTCCTCGGATGGCAAGAAGACCCGGATCTACGCCGCGACCAAGTTCTTCATCTTCACCCAGGCCAGCGGCCTGATCATGCTGGTGGCGATCCTCGGCCTGGTCCTGGTCAACTACAGCAACACCGGGGTAATCACCTTCGACTACACCCAGTTGCTCAAGGCCGAGCTGCCAGCTGGCACCGAATACCTGCTGATGCTCGGCTTCTTCATCGCCTTCGCGGTCAAGCTGCCGGTGGTACCCTTCCACTCCTGGCTGCCTGACGCTCACGCCCAGGCACCGACCGCAGGCTCCGTGGACCTGGCGGGTATCTTGCTGAAAACGGCGGCCTACGGCCTGCTGCGTTTCGCCCTGCCGCTGTTCCCCAATGCCTCGGCCGAGTTCGCACCGATCGCCATGACCCTGGGTCTGATCGGGATTTTCTACGGTGCGTTCCTGGCCTTCGCCCAGACCGATATCAAGCGCCTGATCGCCTTCTCCAGCGTCTCGCACATGGGCTTCGTGTTGATCGGTATCTACTCCGGCAGCCCGCAAGCCTTGCAAGGTGCGGTGATCCTGATGCTGGCGCATGGTGTGTCGGCTGCGGCGCTGTTTATCCTCAGCGGCCAGCTGTACGAGCGTCTGCACACCCGTGACATGCGTCAGATGGGCGGTTTGTGGCACCGCATCGCCTACCTGCCAGCCGTCAGTCTGTTCTTCGCCGCTGCCTCGCTCGGTATGCCGGGCGCCGGTAACTTCGTGGGTGAATTCCTGATCCTGATCGGCACCTTCGCCGTCTCGCCATGGATCACCGTCATCGCCACCTGCGGCCTGGTGTTCGGTTCGGTCTACTCGCTGATCATGATTCACCGTGCCTACTTCGGCCCGTCGAAGTCGGATGAAGTCCTGGCTGGCATGGATACCCGCGAATTGATCATGGTACTGGGCCTGGCTGGCCTGCTGATCCTGCTGGGCGTCTACCCGCAGCCGTTCCTCGACACTTCCGCTGCAACAATGACAGGTGTGCAGCAGTGGTTCGGCTCCGCTTTCACTCAACTCGCTTCGGCCCGGTAA
- the nuoL gene encoding NADH-quinone oxidoreductase subunit L, whose protein sequence is MNLLFLTFVFPLIGFLLLSFSRGRWSENLSALVGVGSIGLSAIVAAYVIWQFNVAPPQGGAYSQLLWQWMSVDGFAPNFTLYLDGLSVTMLGVVVGVGFLIHLFASWYMRGEAGYSRFFAYTNLFIASMLFLILGDNLLFIYFGWEGVGLCSYLLIGFYYSNRNNGNAALKAFIVTRIGDVFMAIGLFILFQQLGTLNIQELLVLAPQKFQAGDFWMVLATLMLLGGAVGKSAQLPLQTWLADAMAGPTPVSALIHAATMVTAGVYLIARTHGLFALAPDVLHLVGVVGGVTLVLAGFAALVQTDIKRILAYSTMSQIGYMFLALGVGAWEGAIFHLMTHAFFKALLFLASGAVIVACHHEQNIFKMGGLWKKLPLAYASFIVGGAALAALPLLTAGFYSKDEILWEAFASGNNGLLYAGLVGAFMTSLYTFRLIFITFHGEAKTEAHAGHGIAHWLPLGVLIVLSTFVGAWITPPLAGVLPQSVGHAGGEAKHSLEIASGAIAIAGILLAAMLFLGKRRLVTAIASSSIGRVLSAWWFAAWGFDWIYDKLFVKPYLLIAHILRKDPVDRSIGLIPRMAKGGHAAMSKTETGQLRWYTASIAVGAVLVLGAVVMAAV, encoded by the coding sequence ATGAACCTTCTCTTTCTGACGTTCGTATTCCCCCTGATCGGCTTCCTGCTGCTGTCGTTCTCGCGCGGTCGCTGGTCCGAGAACCTGTCGGCGCTGGTCGGTGTCGGCTCCATTGGCCTGTCGGCCATCGTCGCCGCCTACGTGATCTGGCAGTTCAACGTCGCACCGCCGCAAGGCGGCGCGTACAGCCAGCTGCTGTGGCAGTGGATGTCGGTGGACGGTTTTGCGCCGAACTTCACCCTGTACCTGGACGGCCTGTCGGTGACCATGCTTGGCGTGGTCGTTGGCGTGGGCTTCCTGATCCACCTGTTCGCCTCCTGGTACATGCGCGGTGAAGCCGGCTACTCGCGCTTCTTCGCCTACACCAACCTGTTCATTGCCAGCATGCTGTTCCTGATCCTGGGCGACAACCTGCTGTTCATTTACTTCGGTTGGGAAGGCGTGGGCCTGTGCTCGTACCTGTTGATCGGTTTCTACTACAGCAACCGCAACAACGGTAACGCCGCACTCAAAGCCTTCATCGTCACCCGTATCGGCGACGTGTTCATGGCCATCGGCCTGTTCATCCTGTTCCAGCAACTGGGCACCCTGAACATTCAGGAACTGCTGGTGCTGGCCCCGCAGAAGTTCCAGGCGGGTGATTTCTGGATGGTCCTGGCGACCCTGATGCTGCTCGGCGGCGCGGTCGGTAAATCGGCCCAGCTGCCACTGCAGACCTGGCTCGCCGACGCAATGGCCGGCCCTACTCCGGTTTCGGCGCTGATCCACGCGGCAACCATGGTCACCGCAGGTGTCTACCTGATTGCCCGTACCCACGGCCTGTTCGCCCTGGCACCCGACGTGCTGCACCTGGTCGGTGTGGTCGGCGGCGTGACCTTGGTACTGGCAGGCTTCGCAGCCCTGGTTCAGACCGACATCAAGCGTATCCTCGCCTACTCGACCATGAGCCAGATCGGCTACATGTTCCTGGCCCTGGGCGTGGGTGCCTGGGAAGGCGCGATCTTCCACCTGATGACCCACGCCTTCTTCAAGGCCCTGCTGTTCCTTGCCTCCGGTGCGGTGATCGTTGCCTGCCACCACGAGCAGAACATCTTCAAAATGGGCGGCCTGTGGAAGAAACTGCCACTGGCCTACGCCAGCTTCATCGTCGGTGGTGCAGCCCTGGCTGCCCTGCCGCTGCTGACCGCCGGCTTCTACTCCAAGGACGAGATCCTCTGGGAAGCGTTCGCCAGCGGCAACAACGGCCTGCTGTACGCCGGCCTGGTCGGCGCCTTCATGACCTCGCTGTACACCTTCCGCCTGATCTTCATCACCTTCCACGGTGAAGCCAAGACCGAAGCTCACGCTGGCCACGGCATCGCCCACTGGCTGCCACTGGGTGTGCTGATCGTGCTGTCGACCTTCGTCGGTGCCTGGATTACTCCACCACTGGCGGGCGTGCTGCCGCAAAGCGTCGGCCATGCCGGCGGTGAAGCCAAGCACAGCCTGGAAATTGCCTCGGGCGCCATCGCCATCGCCGGTATCCTGCTGGCCGCGATGCTGTTCCTGGGCAAGCGTCGCCTGGTCACCGCGATCGCCAGCAGCAGTATCGGTCGTGTGCTGTCGGCCTGGTGGTTCGCCGCCTGGGGCTTCGACTGGATCTACGACAAGCTGTTCGTCAAACCTTACCTGCTGATCGCCCACATCCTGCGCAAGGATCCGGTAGACCGCAGCATTGGCCTGATTCCGCGTATGGCCAAGGGCGGTCATGCCGCCATGAGCAAAACCGAAACCGGTCAGCTGCGCTGGTACACCGCTTCGATCGCCGTAGGTGCCGTGCTTGTTCTCGGTGCCGTTGTTATGGCTGCGGTCTGA
- the nuoK gene encoding NADH-quinone oxidoreductase subunit NuoK, protein MPAIPLEHGLAVAGILFSLGLVGLMVRRNILFVLMSLEIMMNASALAFIVAGSRWAQPDGQIMFILVISLAAAEASIGLAILLQLYRRFHTLDIDAASEMRG, encoded by the coding sequence ATGCCAGCAATTCCTCTCGAACATGGCCTGGCAGTCGCCGGCATCCTGTTCAGCCTCGGCCTCGTTGGCCTGATGGTGCGCCGCAACATTCTTTTCGTGTTGATGAGCCTGGAAATCATGATGAACGCCTCGGCATTGGCCTTCATCGTTGCGGGCAGCCGCTGGGCGCAACCGGATGGGCAGATCATGTTCATCCTGGTGATCAGCCTGGCAGCGGCCGAGGCCAGTATTGGCCTGGCGATCCTGCTGCAGCTGTATCGCCGCTTCCACACCCTCGACATCGATGCAGCCAGTGAGATGCGCGGATGA
- the nuoJ gene encoding NADH-quinone oxidoreductase subunit J, with translation MEFAFYFASGVAVVSTLRVITNTNPVHALLYLIISLISVAMTFFALGAPFAGVLEVIAYAGAIMVLFVFVVMMLNLGPASVAQERGWLKPGIWLGPVVLGALLLVELLYVLFASESGAGIGHTTVDAKAVGISLFGPYLLVVELASMLLLAAAVTAFHLGRNEAKE, from the coding sequence ATGGAATTCGCTTTCTATTTCGCATCCGGTGTCGCAGTGGTGTCCACCCTTCGGGTGATCACCAACACCAACCCGGTGCACGCCCTGCTCTACCTGATCATTTCGCTGATCTCCGTGGCGATGACCTTCTTCGCCCTCGGCGCGCCGTTCGCCGGTGTCCTGGAAGTGATCGCCTATGCTGGCGCCATCATGGTGCTGTTCGTCTTCGTGGTGATGATGCTCAACCTGGGGCCGGCTTCGGTCGCCCAGGAGCGCGGCTGGCTCAAACCGGGCATCTGGCTCGGCCCTGTGGTGCTTGGCGCACTGCTGCTGGTCGAGCTGCTGTACGTGCTGTTCGCCAGCGAAAGCGGCGCCGGCATCGGCCACACCACCGTTGACGCCAAGGCCGTCGGCATCAGCCTGTTCGGCCCTTACCTGCTGGTGGTGGAACTGGCCTCGATGCTGCTGCTCGCTGCAGCGGTGACGGCTTTCCACCTCGGCCGCAACGAGGCGAAGGAGTAA
- the nuoI gene encoding NADH-quinone oxidoreductase subunit NuoI — protein MFKYIGDIVKGTGTQLRSLVMVFSHGFRKRDTLQYPEEPVYLPPRYRGRIVLTRDPDGEERCVACNLCAVACPVGCISLQKAETEDGRWYPEFFRINFSRCIFCGLCEEACPTTAIQLTPDFEMAEFKRQDLVYEKEDLLISGPGKNPDYNFYRVAGMAVAGKPKGAAQNEAEPINVKSLLP, from the coding sequence ATGTTCAAGTATATTGGCGACATCGTTAAGGGCACTGGCACCCAGCTACGCAGCCTGGTAATGGTGTTCTCTCACGGTTTTCGCAAACGTGACACCCTGCAGTACCCCGAAGAGCCGGTCTACCTGCCGCCACGCTACCGTGGCCGCATCGTCCTGACCCGCGACCCGGATGGCGAAGAACGCTGTGTAGCGTGCAACCTGTGTGCCGTGGCCTGCCCGGTGGGTTGCATCTCGCTGCAGAAAGCCGAAACAGAAGACGGTCGTTGGTACCCGGAGTTCTTCCGCATCAACTTCTCCCGTTGCATTTTCTGCGGCCTCTGCGAGGAAGCCTGCCCGACCACCGCGATCCAGCTCACGCCGGATTTCGAAATGGCCGAGTTCAAACGTCAGGACCTGGTGTACGAGAAAGAAGATCTGCTGATCTCCGGCCCCGGCAAGAACCCTGATTACAACTTCTACCGTGTTGCAGGTATGGCCGTTGCCGGCAAGCCCAAAGGCGCCGCGCAGAACGAAGCCGAGCCGATCAACGTGAAGAGCTTGCTCCCTTAA
- the nuoH gene encoding NADH-quinone oxidoreductase subunit NuoH, with protein MTWFTPEVIDVIITVIKAIVVLLAVVVCGALLSFVERRLLGWWQDRYGPNRVGPFGMFQIAADMLKMFFKEDWNPPFVDKVIFTLAPVVAMSALLIAFAIIPITPTWGVADLNIGLLFFFAMAGLSVYAVLFAGWSSNNKYALLGSLRASAQTVSYEVFMGLALMGIVAQVGSFNMRDIVDYQAQNLWFIIPQFFGFCTFFIAGVAVTHRHPFDQPEAEQELADGYHIEYAGMKWGMFFVGEYIGIILISALLVTLFFGGWHGPFGILPQLSFVWFALKTAFFIMLFILLRASIPRPRYDQVMDFSWKFCLPLTLINLLVTAALVLLNTPAVAAQ; from the coding sequence ATGACCTGGTTCACCCCTGAAGTGATCGATGTGATCATCACCGTCATCAAGGCCATCGTGGTCTTGCTGGCCGTGGTGGTCTGCGGTGCGCTGCTCAGCTTCGTCGAGCGGCGCCTGCTGGGCTGGTGGCAGGACCGTTACGGTCCGAACCGCGTCGGCCCGTTCGGTATGTTCCAGATCGCCGCCGACATGCTGAAGATGTTCTTCAAGGAAGACTGGAACCCGCCCTTCGTCGACAAGGTGATCTTCACCCTGGCGCCGGTGGTGGCCATGAGCGCCTTGCTGATCGCTTTCGCGATCATCCCGATCACCCCGACCTGGGGTGTCGCGGACCTGAACATCGGCCTGCTGTTCTTCTTCGCCATGGCCGGTCTGTCGGTATACGCGGTGCTGTTCGCCGGCTGGTCGTCGAACAACAAGTATGCCCTGCTCGGCAGCCTGCGGGCCTCGGCCCAAACCGTGTCGTACGAAGTGTTCATGGGCCTGGCGCTGATGGGCATCGTCGCCCAGGTCGGCTCGTTCAACATGCGCGACATCGTCGACTACCAGGCGCAGAACCTGTGGTTCATCATTCCGCAGTTCTTCGGCTTCTGCACCTTCTTCATCGCTGGCGTCGCCGTGACTCACCGTCACCCGTTCGACCAGCCCGAAGCGGAACAGGAACTGGCCGACGGTTACCACATTGAATATGCTGGCATGAAGTGGGGCATGTTCTTCGTCGGTGAGTACATCGGCATCATCCTGATCTCGGCGCTGCTGGTAACCCTGTTCTTCGGTGGCTGGCACGGCCCGTTCGGCATTCTGCCGCAACTGTCGTTCGTCTGGTTCGCCCTGAAGACCGCGTTCTTCATCATGCTGTTCATCCTGCTGCGCGCTTCGATCCCGCGCCCGCGTTATGACCAGGTGATGGACTTCAGCTGGAAGTTCTGCCTGCCGCTGACCCTGATCAATTTGCTGGTGACCGCTGCGCTTGTGTTGCTCAACACGCCAGCTGTTGCGGCCCAGTGA
- the nuoG gene encoding NADH-quinone oxidoreductase subunit NuoG, which translates to MATIHVDGKELEVNGADNLLQACLSLGLDIPYFCWHPALGSVGACRQCAVKQYTDENDTRGRIVMSCMTPATDGSWISIEDEEAKVFRASVVEWLMTNHPHDCPVCEEGGHCHLQDMTVMTGHNERRYRFTKRTHQNQQLGPFISHEMNRCIACYRCVRYYKDYAGGTDLGVFGAHDNVYFGRVEDGTLESEFSGNLTEVCPTGVFTDKTHSERYNRKWDMQFAPSICHGCSSGCNISPGERYGELRRIENRFNGSVNQYFLCDRGRFGYGYVNREDRPRQPLLADGSKLSLDAALDKAADMLRGRNIVGIGSPRASLESNYGLRELVGAEHFYSGMEAGELARVRLALQVLNDSPLPVPTLRDMEDHDAVFVLGEDLTQTAARVALALRQSVKGKAEAMADAMRVQPWLDAAVKNIGQHAMYPLFIASLAETKLDDVAEECVHAAPADLARIGFAVAHAIDPSAPAVDGLDAEALALAKRIADALVAANRPLVVAGTSLGSNALIEAAANIAKALKLREKNGSLSLVVPEANSLGMAMLGGESIDAALDAVIEGRADAIVVLENDLYSRVAAAKVDAALAAAKVVIVADHQKTATSERAHLVLPAASFAEGDGTLVSQEGRAQRFFQVFDPTYLDSSILVHEGWRWMHALRATLLNKPVDWTQLDHVTSACAAAAPQLSGIVNAAPSASFRIKGMKLAREPLRYSGRTAMRANISVHEPRTPQDKDTPFAFSMEGYSGSAEPRSQVPFAWSPGWNSPQAWNKFQDEVGGHLRAGDPGTRLIETQGDKLNWFASVPAAFAPARGTWQAVPFYHLFGSEENSSRAAPVQERIPQAYVGLAKSEADRLGVNDGALLSLNVAGQTLRLPLRINEELGAGLVALPKGLAGIPPAIFGASVEGLQEAAQ; encoded by the coding sequence ATGGCCACTATCCACGTAGACGGCAAAGAGCTCGAAGTCAACGGCGCAGACAACCTGTTACAGGCGTGTCTGTCGCTCGGCCTCGACATCCCCTATTTCTGCTGGCACCCGGCGCTCGGTAGCGTCGGTGCCTGCCGCCAGTGCGCGGTCAAGCAATACACCGACGAGAACGACACCCGTGGTCGTATCGTCATGTCCTGCATGACCCCTGCCACCGATGGCAGCTGGATCTCCATCGAAGACGAAGAAGCCAAGGTATTCCGTGCCAGCGTCGTCGAATGGCTGATGACCAACCACCCGCACGACTGCCCGGTGTGCGAGGAAGGCGGTCACTGCCACCTGCAAGACATGACGGTGATGACCGGCCACAACGAGCGCCGCTACCGTTTCACCAAGCGTACCCACCAGAACCAGCAACTGGGCCCGTTCATCTCCCACGAGATGAACCGCTGCATCGCCTGCTACCGTTGCGTGCGTTACTACAAGGACTACGCTGGCGGTACCGACCTGGGCGTGTTCGGTGCCCACGACAACGTCTACTTTGGGCGTGTTGAAGACGGCACCCTCGAGAGCGAGTTCTCCGGCAACCTCACCGAGGTCTGCCCGACCGGTGTGTTCACCGACAAGACCCACTCCGAGCGCTACAACCGCAAATGGGACATGCAGTTCGCCCCGAGCATCTGCCATGGCTGCTCCAGCGGTTGCAACATCAGCCCGGGCGAGCGTTACGGCGAACTGCGTCGCATCGAAAACCGCTTCAACGGTTCGGTCAACCAGTACTTCCTCTGCGACCGTGGCCGTTTCGGCTATGGCTACGTCAACCGTGAAGACCGTCCACGCCAGCCACTGCTGGCCGATGGCAGCAAGCTGAGCCTGGATGCCGCCCTGGACAAGGCCGCCGACATGCTGCGCGGGCGCAATATCGTCGGTATCGGCTCGCCGCGCGCCAGCCTCGAAAGCAACTATGGCCTGCGTGAGCTGGTCGGTGCCGAGCACTTCTACTCGGGCATGGAAGCCGGTGAACTGGCGCGCGTACGCCTGGCCCTGCAAGTGCTCAACGACAGCCCGCTGCCGGTCCCGACCCTGCGCGACATGGAAGACCATGACGCGGTGTTCGTCCTCGGCGAAGACCTGACCCAGACCGCAGCCCGCGTGGCCCTGGCCCTGCGCCAGTCGGTCAAGGGCAAGGCCGAAGCCATGGCCGATGCCATGCGCGTTCAGCCTTGGCTCGATGCCGCGGTGAAGAACATCGGCCAGCACGCCATGTACCCGCTGTTCATCGCAAGCCTGGCCGAAACCAAGCTCGATGACGTTGCCGAAGAGTGCGTGCACGCAGCCCCTGCAGACCTCGCCCGCATCGGTTTCGCCGTGGCGCACGCCATCGACCCGAGCGCACCTGCCGTCGACGGCCTGGATGCCGAAGCCCTGGCCCTGGCCAAGCGCATCGCCGACGCCCTGGTGGCGGCCAACCGTCCGCTGGTGGTTGCCGGTACCTCGCTGGGCTCCAACGCCCTGATCGAGGCCGCGGCCAACATCGCCAAGGCCCTGAAGCTGCGTGAGAAGAACGGCTCCCTGAGCCTGGTGGTCCCCGAGGCCAACAGCCTCGGCATGGCCATGCTCGGTGGCGAGTCGATCGATGCCGCCCTGGACGCGGTGATCGAAGGCCGTGCCGACGCCATCGTCGTGCTGGAAAACGACCTGTACAGCCGCGTTGCCGCTGCCAAGGTCGACGCTGCCCTGGCCGCTGCCAAAGTGGTCATCGTTGCCGATCACCAGAAAACCGCCACCAGCGAGCGCGCTCATCTGGTGCTGCCGGCGGCGAGCTTCGCCGAAGGCGACGGCACCCTGGTCAGCCAGGAAGGCCGCGCCCAGCGCTTCTTCCAGGTGTTCGATCCGACCTACCTGGACAGCAGCATCCTGGTTCACGAAGGCTGGCGCTGGATGCACGCCCTGCGTGCCACCTTGCTCAACAAACCGGTCGACTGGACCCAGCTGGACCACGTCACCAGCGCCTGCGCCGCCGCTGCGCCGCAACTGAGTGGCATCGTCAACGCCGCGCCGTCCGCTTCGTTCCGCATCAAGGGCATGAAGCTTGCGCGTGAGCCGCTGCGCTACTCCGGCCGTACCGCCATGCGCGCCAACATCAGCGTGCATGAGCCGCGTACCCCGCAAGACAAGGACACCCCGTTCGCCTTCTCCATGGAAGGTTACTCGGGTTCGGCCGAACCGCGCTCGCAAGTGCCGTTCGCCTGGTCGCCAGGCTGGAACTCGCCACAAGCCTGGAACAAGTTCCAGGACGAGGTCGGTGGTCACCTGCGCGCAGGCGACCCGGGCACCCGCCTGATCGAAACCCAGGGCGACAAGCTGAACTGGTTCGCCAGCGTTCCGGCGGCATTCGCCCCGGCCCGCGGTACCTGGCAGGCGGTGCCGTTCTACCACCTGTTCGGCAGCGAAGAGAACTCTTCGCGCGCAGCACCGGTGCAAGAGCGTATCCCGCAGGCCTACGTTGGCCTGGCCAAGTCCGAGGCCGACCGCCTGGGGGTCAACGATGGCGCCCTGCTCAGCCTGAACGTCGCAGGCCAGACCCTGCGTCTGCCGTTGCGCATCAATGAAGAACTGGGCGCAGGCCTGGTTGCCCTGCCCAAAGGCCTGGCCGGCATTCCGCCAGCCATCTTCGGTGCATCCGTCGAAGGCCTGCAGGAGGCAGCACAATGA